One Fusobacterium sp. genomic window, TTTAACACCTCACTGCTTTTATTTAGAATTTAAATTTTTCCTATTTAGGAAATAATTCAAAAATCCACTTATATATTCAAATATAACACTTACAACATCAATTACCTTTTTTAATTTTCATTATTTTTAAAGTCAATAGTATTCCTTTACTTTAAAAATTCTCCATGGCATATAGTCTCTGCTTTTCCAGACATAGTTATTTTATAATCTTCCCCTATTTCTATGAAAAGTTCTCCTCCTTCTGCCATAAGTTTTATCTTATTTTCTTTTATTTTTCCCAACTTATGTGCTAGTGCTGCTGTTGCACAGCATCCTGTTCCACATGCAAGTGTTCTTCCAGCTCCCCTTTCCCATGTTTTTATCATTATAGTATCCTTTCCTATTATTTTAGCAAAATTTACATTTGTTTTTTGAGGAAATATATCATTTTTTTCCATAAGTCTTCCTATTTCATTTACGTCATATTCATCAAAACTTTCTACAAAAATAGTTGTATGTGGAACTCCCATAAGTACACTTGAGAAAACTACTTTCTTATTTTTTATAAAAATTTCTTCTTCCAAAATATTTTCTTTTTTTATGGTACAAGGAATTGATTTTCTTCTAAAATCAATTTTTTCCATATCAACTTTAAGATATTCTATGTTTCCTGAAATATCTATATTAAGTTTTATATATTTTATTCCTGCATCTGTTTCTACTGAAAATTCATTCTTTGTTACAATTTCATTATCATATACAAATTTTGCAAAGCATCTTATTCCATTACCACACATCTCTCCTCTTGAACCATCAGAATTGTAATAGTTCATTTTTATATCTGCTTTTGAACTTCTTTCACAAAACATAAGTCCATCTGCACCTACTCCAAAATGTCTGTCACAAACTTTTTTGGCTGTTTCATTCCAGCTTGAAGATTTTTCTATCATCCCATTAATTAGAATAAAGTCATTCCCTGCTGCCTGCATTTTTGAAAATTTCATTCTCTCCTCCTTTCTATTTTTTCAGTTCTGATAATATGAAAATTGGTAATATTATTCATAAATTTTATTATTTTTGTATTATCAATCTATAATTTTATTTTAATATCCAATTATATAGGCTATTATTACTGCTGCTGCTCCAATAGACAACCATATTCCCATTAAAGGTCCCATCCATTTTACCCATTTCTCATATGGAATTTTTGCTATAGCTAAATAACTCATTAATCCACTTGCTGTTGGATTTATATAATTTGTAAACCCATCTCCATACTGAAATGCTAAAACTGTTGTCTGTCTTGATATTCCTAATAAATCTCCAAGTGGAGCCATGATTGGCATTGTTGTTGCTGCTTGTCCTGAACCAGATGGAATAAATATATTTGTAAATATTTGAGTTATGTACATCAATACAACAGATATATATCCTGGAAGATGAGAAATTGCCTGAGATAATGAATGTAATATAGAATCTATTACTTGACCTTGTTGTAAAATTACTAATACAGCATTTGCTATTCCGATAGATAAGGCTCCAAATAAAACTCCTTTAGCTCCCTCTATAAAATTTTCTGCAGCTTTACTTGGCCCTATTCCACATACAAAGCTTGATGATATCCCCATTAATAAAAATACACTTATAAGTTCATCTGTTCCCCATCCATATTTAAGTACTCCATAAATTATTGTTCCAAATCCTAGAAAAAATATTCCTAAGACAATTTTTTGTGCCCCAGTAAGCTTTGGAAGAGTATCAAAATCTATACTAAAATTATCATTTTTTTCTAATTCTCTTACTACACTGCTCTCTGGATTAGATTTTACCTTATGAGCATATCTAGTTATATAGATACAAGTTACAATATAGAGAATCACATATACTACAACTCTATATCCCATTCCAGAATATATAGGAAGTTGTGACACTTGTTGAGCCACTCCTACAGTGAAGGGATTTACAAATCCTCCAACAAATCCAACTCCCGCTCCAAGAGCTACTATTGACATTCCCACCATAGCATCAAATCCAAGAGCTCTTGCCATTACTATTCCTAAAGGAACAAATGCTATAGCTTCTGTATTCATTCCTATTGTAACTCCTCCAATTGAAAATACAAATACAACAATTGGAATAAGAAGCATACTTTTATTCCTCAAAAGAAGAGCTATTCTTGCTATCCCACCTTCAATAGCTCCCGTTTTTTGCATCATATTAAAAGAACCACATACTAGAAAAGTAAAAAATACAATTCCTGCTGAATTTTTCAAACCTTTTACAAATGATGTAAAAAGATTAGGCTGTGTCATTGAAAAAAACATTACAGGGGTGTTTTCTACATATTGAAAAGTTGCTGGATCTATAATATTTCTTCCTGATACTGGATCTAGAACTCTTTGATATACTCCTGCTGGAACAAGATATGTTGCTATAAATGCGAGTAATACAATACATGAAATTATTACATATGTATGAGGAATTTTCATTCCTTCAAAATATTTCTTTCTTTTTATTTCAGGTGTTCCTGTTCTTTCTGACATTACTTTCCTCCCCCAAAATTTTATTTTTTATTAAATGCTGAATATATATTCAATATCTGCATTTCTACCCCAATCATAAGTGCATCTTCATCTATATCAAATAGCCCATTATGAGCAGGAGCATCTATCCCTTTTTCTTTATTTTTTACACCTAAAGTAAAAAATGCTCCTGGAGTTTTTTCAATAAAATATGCAAAATCTTCTACTCCCATATTTGCAGTCTTTTTTTCAAAAATATTACTTTCTCCTAAGAGTTCTAGAGCATTCTCTCTTATTATATCTACTTCTTTATCATGATTTATCAGAGCAGTATATCCTTCTTCTCTTATAAACTCTCCACTTCCTCCAAAAGCTTTAGGAACATTAGTTACTATTTCTTCTATTTTTGCCAGCATAACTTTTCTTACTTCTGGACTCAATGTTCTCAAAGTTCCTACTAACTGAACTTTATCTGCTATTATATTTCCCTGAGTTCCTCCATGAATTGTTCCAATAGTAATCACTCC contains:
- the dapF gene encoding diaminopimelate epimerase → MKFSKMQAAGNDFILINGMIEKSSSWNETAKKVCDRHFGVGADGLMFCERSSKADIKMNYYNSDGSRGEMCGNGIRCFAKFVYDNEIVTKNEFSVETDAGIKYIKLNIDISGNIEYLKVDMEKIDFRRKSIPCTIKKENILEEEIFIKNKKVVFSSVLMGVPHTTIFVESFDEYDVNEIGRLMEKNDIFPQKTNVNFAKIIGKDTIMIKTWERGAGRTLACGTGCCATAALAHKLGKIKENKIKLMAEGGELFIEIGEDYKITMSGKAETICHGEFLK
- a CDS encoding YfcC family protein codes for the protein MSERTGTPEIKRKKYFEGMKIPHTYVIISCIVLLAFIATYLVPAGVYQRVLDPVSGRNIIDPATFQYVENTPVMFFSMTQPNLFTSFVKGLKNSAGIVFFTFLVCGSFNMMQKTGAIEGGIARIALLLRNKSMLLIPIVVFVFSIGGVTIGMNTEAIAFVPLGIVMARALGFDAMVGMSIVALGAGVGFVGGFVNPFTVGVAQQVSQLPIYSGMGYRVVVYVILYIVTCIYITRYAHKVKSNPESSVVRELEKNDNFSIDFDTLPKLTGAQKIVLGIFFLGFGTIIYGVLKYGWGTDELISVFLLMGISSSFVCGIGPSKAAENFIEGAKGVLFGALSIGIANAVLVILQQGQVIDSILHSLSQAISHLPGYISVVLMYITQIFTNIFIPSGSGQAATTMPIMAPLGDLLGISRQTTVLAFQYGDGFTNYINPTASGLMSYLAIAKIPYEKWVKWMGPLMGIWLSIGAAAVIIAYIIGY